A genomic window from Ideonella sp. WA131b includes:
- a CDS encoding YeeE/YedE family protein, with amino-acid sequence MLQESDLPGLVTQVLAASFALAVVFGAIAQRTHFCTMGAVADIVNMGDWARMRMWLMAIGVAMLGFNGMVGAGWVQAADSVYAAPRLIWLSNLLGGLLFGFGMVLASGCGSKTLVRIGGGSLKSLVVFFVLAVAAYATLRGITAVARVASVDAVSITLPVGQDLPSLLAHASGWATPTAALLLGALIGGALLVFALAHPDARRGDALLGGLGLGAVIVGVWWVTGRLGHLEEHPATLEEVWLATNTQRMESLTFVAPIAYTMDWLILFSDASKTLTVGIVAVFGVIAGSAAMALANGSFRWEGFAGTEDTANHIVGAVLMGVGGVTAMGCTIGQGLTGLSTLALGSFIAFGGIVAGGVLALRYQMWRLERMA; translated from the coding sequence ATGCTGCAGGAATCTGATCTCCCGGGCCTCGTCACCCAGGTGCTGGCCGCGTCGTTCGCGCTGGCCGTGGTTTTTGGCGCCATTGCCCAGCGCACCCACTTCTGCACCATGGGTGCGGTGGCCGACATCGTCAACATGGGCGACTGGGCGCGCATGCGCATGTGGCTCATGGCCATCGGTGTGGCCATGCTGGGCTTCAACGGCATGGTCGGCGCGGGCTGGGTGCAGGCCGCCGACAGCGTCTACGCCGCGCCGCGGCTGATCTGGTTGTCCAACCTGCTGGGTGGGCTGCTGTTCGGCTTTGGCATGGTGCTGGCCTCGGGCTGCGGCAGCAAGACGCTGGTGCGCATCGGCGGCGGCAGCCTCAAGAGCCTGGTGGTGTTCTTCGTGCTCGCGGTGGCGGCTTACGCCACGCTGCGCGGCATCACCGCGGTGGCGCGCGTGGCCAGCGTCGACGCCGTGTCGATCACGCTCCCGGTGGGTCAGGACCTGCCCTCGCTGCTGGCCCACGCCAGCGGCTGGGCCACGCCCACGGCGGCGCTGCTGCTCGGTGCACTGATCGGCGGCGCGCTGCTGGTGTTTGCGCTCGCCCACCCCGACGCCCGGCGTGGCGACGCCCTGCTGGGCGGCCTCGGGCTGGGGGCGGTGATCGTCGGCGTGTGGTGGGTCACCGGCCGGCTCGGCCACCTCGAGGAGCACCCGGCCACGCTCGAAGAGGTGTGGCTGGCCACGAACACCCAGCGCATGGAGTCGCTCACTTTCGTGGCGCCCATCGCCTACACGATGGACTGGCTGATCCTGTTCAGCGACGCCAGCAAGACGCTCACGGTGGGCATCGTGGCGGTCTTTGGCGTGATCGCCGGTTCGGCGGCCATGGCGCTGGCCAACGGCAGCTTCCGCTGGGAGGGCTTTGCCGGCACCGAGGACACGGCCAACCACATCGTCGGTGCGGTGCTGATGGGGGTGGGTGGCGTCACCGCCATGGGCTGCACCATTGGGCAGGGTCTCACCGGTTTGTCGACCCTGGCGCTGGGCAGCTTCATCGCCTTCGGCGGCATCGTGGCCGGTGGTGTGCTGGCGCTGCGCTACCAGATGTGGCGGCTGGAGCGCATGGCGTGA
- the ybgF gene encoding tol-pal system protein YbgF: MLRARCWLATSSLLAGLLATAPAAAFLNDAEARKAINDLREKVTAMEEAAAKREAEASSATAAERARQAEELAALRRSLLELNNQIVALRTEMARLSGAHETLARELAESQRRQRDLAQAFDERLKLLEPVKVAIDGREFMVEQGERRAYEEALEAIRGGDFERSAALFTGFLRRYPGSPYADTARFWLANAHYGRRDHRQAIELFRAFVTGAPQHPRAPEALLALANSQAESKDGRAARRTIEELLKAYPSSEAAAAGKDRLATLPR, translated from the coding sequence ATGCTGCGCGCCCGCTGCTGGCTGGCCACCTCGTCGCTGCTGGCCGGCCTGCTGGCCACTGCCCCGGCAGCGGCCTTCCTCAACGACGCCGAGGCGCGCAAGGCCATCAACGATCTTCGCGAGAAGGTCACCGCAATGGAAGAGGCCGCGGCCAAGCGCGAGGCCGAGGCGTCATCCGCCACCGCGGCTGAACGCGCCCGGCAGGCCGAGGAGCTGGCCGCGCTGCGCCGCAGCCTGCTGGAGCTGAACAACCAGATCGTGGCGCTGCGCACCGAAATGGCCCGACTGTCGGGCGCCCACGAGACCCTGGCCCGTGAGCTGGCCGAGTCGCAGCGCCGCCAGCGCGACTTGGCCCAGGCCTTCGACGAGCGGCTGAAGCTGCTCGAACCCGTGAAGGTGGCCATCGATGGCCGCGAGTTCATGGTCGAGCAGGGCGAGCGTCGGGCCTACGAGGAGGCCTTGGAGGCCATCCGCGGTGGCGACTTCGAACGTTCGGCGGCCCTCTTCACCGGCTTCCTGCGCCGCTACCCGGGCAGCCCCTATGCCGACACAGCGCGCTTCTGGCTCGCCAACGCGCATTACGGCCGCCGCGACCACCGCCAGGCCATCGAGCTGTTCCGCGCCTTCGTGACGGGCGCGCCCCAGCACCCACGCGCGCCCGAGGCGCTGCTGGCCCTGGCCAACAGCCAGGCCGAGTCGAAGGACGGCCGCGCTGCCCGCCGCACGATCGAAGAGTTGCTCAAGGCCTACCCCTCGTCGGAGGCCGCCGCGGCCGGCAAAGACCGCCTGGCCACGCTGCCGCGATAG
- the pal gene encoding peptidoglycan-associated lipoprotein Pal has translation MTTPLCFSIHPRLRLLLPLAAAALVAGCAAPSRVDDSSPAPVQTAAATPVTPAAAAPAPAATAAAAPQSGVATVDLAARNAAARPGANAAAGGALAAPAERVVYFDFDSFAISDEYKSLIEGHARVLAREGGKRIVVEGHTDERGGREYNLALGQKRAEAVARSLVLLGAGERQIEAVSFGEERPAAQGSDESAWARNRRAELKDR, from the coding sequence ATGACGACCCCTCTGTGCTTCTCGATCCACCCCAGGCTGCGTCTGCTCCTGCCGCTGGCGGCGGCGGCGCTCGTGGCCGGCTGCGCCGCGCCCAGCCGCGTGGACGATTCCAGCCCAGCCCCGGTGCAGACCGCCGCGGCCACCCCCGTGACCCCGGCCGCCGCAGCACCGGCGCCGGCCGCCACCGCCGCGGCGGCGCCGCAGTCGGGCGTCGCGACGGTTGACCTCGCGGCTCGTAACGCGGCAGCGCGCCCCGGCGCCAACGCCGCGGCCGGGGGCGCGCTGGCCGCGCCGGCTGAGCGCGTCGTCTACTTCGACTTCGACAGTTTTGCCATCAGCGACGAGTACAAGTCGCTGATCGAGGGCCATGCGCGCGTGCTGGCGCGCGAAGGCGGCAAACGCATCGTCGTCGAGGGCCACACCGACGAGCGCGGCGGCCGTGAGTACAACCTGGCGCTGGGCCAGAAGCGCGCCGAGGCGGTGGCGCGCTCCTTGGTGCTGCTGGGCGCGGGCGAGCGCCAGATCGAGGCCGTGAGCTTTGGCGAGGAGCGGCCCGCTGCCCAGGGCAGTGACGAATCGGCCTGGGCCCGCAACCGCCGCGCCGAGCTGAAGGACCGCTGA
- the tolB gene encoding Tol-Pal system protein TolB, which translates to MTTSPPSPGPGPGATWSRRRWLQAISATSAIAGLGLGSAAALAQVRVEITGVGATQIPVALAPFRDETATGVALSAIIRANLERSGAFRVIAVPPGLDERSVPDLAALRGQGADALVAGSATRLADGRVDVRMRLWDSVRSTELAGQGSVVLPADLRLAAHRLSDLIHEKLTGQRGVFATRIAYVLRTGRRYTLHVTDPDGEGGQIALASPEPIISPAWSPDGKRLAYVSFETQKAVVWVQDVASGSRRVLADFRGSNSAPAWSPDGRRLVATLSRDGNSQLYLINADGGGSPRRLTASAAIDTEAVWSPDGESVYFVSDRGGGPQVYRVPSGGGAVERITFQGDYNISPAISPDGGQLAYVSRQAGAFRLMLLDLASGPPLPLTDTRDDESPSFAPNGRLIVYATRSGGGDVLMTTTLDGKVKTRLLASGADMREPAWGPYGR; encoded by the coding sequence GTGACGACATCACCCCCATCGCCGGGCCCCGGCCCGGGCGCAACCTGGAGCCGTCGCCGCTGGCTGCAGGCGATCTCGGCCACCAGCGCGATCGCCGGGCTGGGCCTGGGCTCCGCTGCGGCCCTGGCGCAAGTGCGGGTCGAGATCACCGGCGTCGGTGCCACGCAGATCCCGGTGGCGCTGGCGCCCTTCCGCGACGAGACAGCCACGGGCGTGGCGCTGTCGGCCATCATCCGGGCCAACCTCGAGCGCAGTGGCGCCTTCCGCGTGATCGCCGTACCGCCGGGGCTGGACGAGCGCAGCGTGCCCGACCTCGCCGCGCTCCGCGGCCAGGGTGCCGACGCCTTGGTGGCCGGCTCGGCCACGCGGCTGGCCGACGGCCGCGTCGACGTGCGCATGCGCCTGTGGGACAGTGTGCGCAGCACCGAGCTTGCCGGCCAGGGCAGCGTCGTGCTGCCGGCCGATCTGCGCCTGGCGGCGCACCGCCTGTCCGACCTCATCCACGAAAAGCTCACGGGCCAGCGCGGCGTGTTTGCCACGCGCATCGCCTACGTGCTGCGCACCGGCCGCCGCTACACACTGCACGTGACCGACCCCGACGGCGAGGGCGGGCAGATCGCGCTGGCCAGCCCCGAGCCCATCATCAGCCCCGCCTGGAGCCCCGACGGCAAGCGGCTGGCCTACGTGTCCTTCGAGACGCAGAAGGCCGTGGTGTGGGTGCAAGACGTGGCCAGTGGCAGCCGCCGCGTGCTGGCCGACTTCCGCGGCAGCAACAGCGCCCCGGCCTGGAGCCCCGACGGCCGCCGGCTTGTCGCCACGCTGTCGCGCGACGGCAATTCGCAGCTCTACCTGATCAACGCCGACGGCGGCGGCAGCCCGCGGAGACTGACGGCCAGTGCCGCCATCGACACCGAGGCCGTGTGGAGCCCCGATGGCGAGTCCGTCTACTTCGTCAGCGACCGCGGCGGCGGCCCCCAGGTTTACCGCGTGCCCTCCGGCGGCGGCGCTGTGGAGCGCATCACCTTCCAGGGCGACTACAACATCAGCCCCGCGATCAGCCCTGACGGCGGGCAACTGGCCTACGTCTCGCGCCAGGCCGGGGCCTTCCGACTGATGCTGCTCGATCTGGCCAGCGGCCCGCCGCTGCCCCTGACCGACACGCGCGACGACGAAAGCCCCAGCTTCGCGCCCAACGGCCGCCTCATCGTCTACGCCACGCGCAGCGGCGGCGGTGACGTGTTGATGACCACCACCCTGGACGGCAAGGTCAAGACGCGGCTGCTGGCCAGCGGCGCCGACATGAGGGAACCGGCCTGGGGTCCTTACGGTCGATGA
- the msbA gene encoding lipid A export permease/ATP-binding protein MsbA: MPSLLQRFARIKPYLRGSHAGLVAAVGGAVVTAITEPMIPALMSRLLDQGFTAGTLPLWMVPAAIIGLFAIRGLSGFISQYGLAWTATRTVLKLREHLFARLLANEPGLFSRSSASSMTNTLVYETQGGVTTLVGCLLTLVRDTLTLVALLGYLLFLNWQLTLVVALLFPAVALVMRVLGQRLHRLTVEAQKATDSLAYVVEENMLAWRIVRLHGAEPQQAERFFSRADVVRRLTLKGVVAAASMTPVTQMLAACALSGVITVALWQSSQGGATVGSFVGFVTAMLMLIAPVKHLSDVMAPLTRGLAAVERGLDHIEHTAVESGGTHDGGRAAGEIRFENVGLAWRDDAPPALAGINLVIRPGEAVALVGPSGAGKTTLVNLLPRFLQPSSGRITLDGVPLADWDMHALRRQFALVSQDVVLFNDSVAANVSLGAPMPREQVRAALAAANLLEFVESLPDGLDTAIGHNGSQLSGGQRQRLAIARAVAKDAPVLILDEATSALDSESERAVQDALERLMKGRTTLVIAHRLSTIENADRVVALESGHLVEQGTHAELLAAGGVYARLHAMQFKT; the protein is encoded by the coding sequence ATGCCCTCTCTGCTGCAGCGCTTTGCGCGGATCAAGCCCTACCTGCGCGGCAGCCATGCCGGCCTGGTGGCCGCCGTGGGCGGCGCAGTGGTCACGGCGATCACGGAACCGATGATCCCGGCGCTGATGAGCCGGCTGCTCGATCAGGGCTTCACGGCGGGCACCTTGCCGCTGTGGATGGTGCCGGCGGCCATCATCGGCCTCTTCGCGATCCGCGGTCTCTCGGGCTTCATCTCGCAGTACGGCCTGGCCTGGACGGCCACGCGCACGGTGCTGAAGCTGCGCGAGCACCTGTTCGCGCGGCTCCTGGCCAACGAGCCGGGCCTGTTCTCGCGGAGCAGCGCGAGCAGCATGACCAACACCCTGGTCTACGAGACGCAGGGCGGCGTCACCACGCTCGTGGGCTGCCTGCTGACGTTGGTGCGCGACACGCTCACGCTGGTGGCGCTTCTCGGCTATCTGCTGTTCCTGAACTGGCAGCTCACGCTGGTGGTGGCGCTGCTGTTCCCGGCCGTGGCGCTGGTGATGCGCGTGCTGGGCCAGCGGCTGCACCGGCTCACGGTGGAGGCGCAGAAGGCCACCGACTCGCTGGCCTACGTGGTGGAAGAGAACATGCTGGCCTGGCGCATCGTGCGCCTGCACGGCGCCGAGCCGCAACAGGCCGAACGCTTCTTCAGCCGTGCCGACGTGGTGCGCCGGCTCACGCTGAAGGGCGTGGTCGCGGCCGCGTCGATGACGCCGGTGACGCAGATGCTCGCAGCCTGCGCCTTGAGCGGCGTCATCACAGTGGCGCTGTGGCAAAGCAGCCAGGGCGGCGCCACGGTGGGCAGCTTCGTCGGCTTCGTGACGGCCATGCTGATGCTGATTGCGCCCGTAAAGCACCTGTCGGACGTGATGGCGCCGCTGACGCGCGGCCTGGCCGCCGTGGAGCGCGGGCTCGACCACATCGAGCACACTGCCGTCGAAAGCGGCGGCACGCACGACGGTGGCCGCGCGGCCGGCGAGATCCGCTTCGAGAACGTGGGCCTGGCGTGGCGCGACGATGCACCGCCCGCGCTGGCCGGCATCAACCTCGTCATCCGCCCCGGCGAGGCGGTGGCGCTGGTGGGCCCCTCGGGCGCGGGCAAGACGACGCTGGTGAACCTGCTGCCGCGCTTTCTGCAGCCCAGCAGCGGCCGCATCACGCTCGACGGCGTGCCGCTGGCCGACTGGGACATGCACGCGCTGCGCCGGCAGTTCGCGCTCGTCAGCCAGGACGTGGTGCTGTTCAACGACAGCGTCGCGGCCAACGTCAGCCTGGGCGCGCCGATGCCGCGCGAGCAGGTGCGCGCGGCGCTGGCGGCGGCCAACCTGCTGGAGTTCGTGGAGTCGCTGCCCGACGGCCTGGACACCGCCATCGGCCACAACGGCAGCCAGCTCTCGGGCGGGCAGCGCCAGCGCCTGGCGATTGCACGCGCAGTGGCCAAGGACGCGCCGGTGCTCATCCTCGACGAGGCCACCTCGGCGCTCGACAGCGAGAGCGAGCGTGCCGTGCAGGACGCGCTGGAGCGGCTGATGAAGGGCCGCACGACGCTGGTCATCGCGCACCGGCTGTCGACGATCGAAAACGCCGACCGCGTCGTGGCGCTCGAGAGCGGCCATCTCGTCGAACAAGGCACCCACGCCGAACTGCTGGCCGCCGGCGGCGTGTATGCGCGGCTGCACGCGATGCAGTTCAAGACCTGA
- a CDS encoding peroxidase-related enzyme (This protein belongs to a clade of uncharacterized proteins related to peroxidases such as the alkylhydroperoxidase AhpD.) encodes MRGCTRCSSRPEGHPPVSTPPISRYPVPELAGLPEDLRTRILEVQAKAGFVPNVFLALAHRPAEWRAFMAYHDALLLKDTGSLSKGEREMIIVATSAANQCLYCVVAHGAILRVYEKAPLLADQIAVNHRKAPITPRQRAMLDFAMKVTTASHAIDEADFSALRAHGFDDEDAWDIGAIAAFFGLSNRMANLTAMRPNDEFYLMGRVPRAAK; translated from the coding sequence ATGCGCGGCTGCACGCGATGCAGTTCAAGACCTGAAGGACACCCGCCAGTGAGCACGCCCCCGATCAGCCGCTACCCCGTGCCCGAGCTGGCCGGCCTGCCCGAAGACCTGCGCACCCGCATCCTCGAGGTGCAGGCCAAGGCCGGATTCGTGCCCAACGTGTTTCTGGCGCTGGCGCACCGGCCGGCCGAGTGGCGCGCCTTCATGGCCTACCACGACGCCCTGCTGCTCAAGGACACGGGCTCGTTGAGCAAGGGCGAGCGCGAGATGATCATCGTCGCCACCAGCGCCGCCAACCAGTGCCTGTATTGCGTGGTGGCGCATGGCGCCATCCTGCGCGTGTACGAGAAGGCGCCGCTGCTGGCCGACCAGATTGCGGTCAACCACCGCAAGGCGCCGATCACGCCGCGGCAGCGCGCGATGCTCGACTTTGCGATGAAGGTGACGACGGCCTCACACGCCATCGACGAGGCCGACTTCTCGGCACTGCGCGCGCACGGCTTCGACGACGAGGACGCCTGGGACATCGGCGCCATCGCGGCCTTCTTCGGACTCAGCAACCGCATGGCCAACTTGACAGCGATGCGGCCGAACGACGAATTCTATCTGATGGGGCGGGTGCCGCGGGCGGCGAAGTAG
- the htpX gene encoding protease HtpX, which yields MKRIVLFVVTNLAVMLVLGLAVHLLGLNRFLTANGLNLPMLLGFAAVMGFGGAFISLLMSKPMAKWSTRAQIINNSTDPTHRWIVQTVERFSQKAGIGMPEVALYEGEPNAFATGAFKNSALVAVSTGLLHSMNRDEVEAVIGHEVAHVANGDMVTLTLIQGVMNTFVVFLSRVIGYFVDKVILRNTNDGPGIGYYVTTIVLDIVLGVLAAIVVAWFSRQREYRADAGAAGLMGRKQPMINALARLGGMDPGQLPSSVQNMGINSRPSGLMALFSSHPPIEDRIRALQQGH from the coding sequence ATGAAACGCATCGTCCTGTTTGTCGTCACCAACCTGGCCGTGATGCTGGTGCTGGGCTTGGCCGTGCACCTGCTGGGCCTGAACCGCTTCCTCACCGCCAACGGCCTGAACCTGCCGATGCTGCTGGGCTTCGCGGCCGTCATGGGCTTCGGTGGCGCCTTCATCTCGCTGCTGATGAGCAAGCCGATGGCCAAGTGGTCCACGCGCGCCCAGATCATCAACAACAGCACCGACCCCACGCACCGCTGGATCGTGCAGACGGTGGAACGCTTTTCGCAGAAGGCTGGCATCGGCATGCCCGAGGTCGCCCTCTACGAGGGCGAGCCCAACGCCTTCGCCACCGGTGCCTTCAAGAATTCGGCCCTGGTGGCCGTCAGCACGGGCCTGCTGCACAGCATGAACCGCGACGAGGTCGAGGCCGTCATCGGCCACGAGGTCGCGCACGTGGCCAACGGTGACATGGTCACGCTCACGCTCATCCAGGGCGTGATGAACACCTTCGTGGTGTTCCTGTCGCGCGTGATCGGCTACTTCGTCGACAAGGTCATCCTGCGCAACACCAACGACGGTCCGGGCATCGGCTACTACGTGACCACCATCGTGCTCGACATCGTCCTGGGCGTGTTGGCCGCCATCGTCGTGGCCTGGTTCTCGCGGCAGCGCGAGTACCGCGCCGACGCCGGTGCCGCCGGGCTGATGGGCCGCAAGCAGCCGATGATCAACGCGCTGGCCCGCCTGGGCGGCATGGACCCCGGCCAGTTGCCGTCGAGCGTGCAGAACATGGGCATCAACTCACGCCCCAGCGGCCTGATGGCGCTGTTCTCGAGCCACCCGCCGATCGAAGACCGCATCCGCGCGCTGCAGCAGGGCCATTGA
- a CDS encoding NYN domain-containing protein, producing the protein MSTPERVMLLIDADNVSVDVMEQAIRLLLNQHGGLHVRRAYCTAESAVKHQPAFKRLAIKPMVNLATGKNSTDIALAVDAIDLVLAERPDVVVIASSDSDFAPLVQRLREKGCVVRGIGQKGKTGDETQDVYDDYTVLEHRKAEPAARAPRKTAARKTSTRKAAPPQAAEPAPAAEAPPAPPKKPAARKKPLARKAASSPDTTSDATSDALAGVMADILAESAAAPEPAAAPAKRARKTPARKAAQPAEKPVAPPAPPADPRVEQVLAVLPELAAGQSLALNVAVQRLREARLLGRNAPSTRFFAALAERFELVPAGSPTKVLLRS; encoded by the coding sequence ATGAGCACCCCCGAGCGCGTGATGCTGCTGATCGATGCCGACAACGTCAGCGTCGACGTCATGGAGCAGGCCATCCGGCTGCTGCTCAACCAGCACGGCGGCCTGCACGTGCGCCGCGCCTACTGCACCGCCGAGAGCGCCGTGAAGCACCAGCCGGCATTCAAGCGCCTGGCCATCAAGCCCATGGTGAACCTGGCCACCGGCAAGAACAGCACCGACATCGCGCTGGCCGTCGACGCCATCGACCTGGTGCTCGCCGAGCGGCCCGACGTGGTGGTGATCGCCAGCAGCGACAGCGACTTCGCGCCGCTGGTGCAGCGGCTGCGCGAGAAGGGCTGCGTCGTGCGCGGCATCGGGCAGAAAGGCAAGACCGGCGACGAGACGCAGGACGTCTACGACGACTACACGGTGCTCGAGCACCGCAAGGCCGAGCCGGCGGCGCGAGCCCCGCGCAAGACCGCGGCGCGCAAGACCAGCACCCGCAAGGCGGCGCCGCCGCAGGCGGCCGAGCCGGCCCCGGCCGCCGAGGCCCCGCCGGCGCCGCCGAAGAAGCCGGCCGCGCGCAAGAAGCCGCTGGCGCGCAAGGCGGCGTCGAGCCCGGATACCACGTCCGACGCCACGTCCGACGCGCTGGCCGGCGTCATGGCCGACATCCTGGCCGAGTCGGCCGCGGCCCCCGAGCCCGCAGCGGCGCCAGCCAAGCGGGCCCGCAAGACGCCGGCCCGCAAGGCGGCCCAGCCCGCGGAGAAGCCGGTCGCGCCGCCGGCGCCCCCGGCCGACCCGCGCGTCGAGCAGGTGCTGGCCGTGCTGCCCGAACTCGCGGCCGGCCAGTCGCTGGCGCTCAACGTCGCCGTGCAGCGCCTGCGCGAAGCCCGGCTGCTGGGCCGCAACGCCCCGTCGACCCGGTTCTTCGCCGCGCTGGCCGAGCGTTTTGAGCTGGTGCCGGCCGGCAGCCCCACCAAGGTGCTGCTGCGCTCCTGA
- the pyrC gene encoding dihydroorotase, with the protein MSASREQVESLTIRRPDDWHLHLRDGAALAAVLPATARQFARAIVMPNLKPPVTTAAAAVAYRGRILAALPAGRAFEPLMTLYLTDNTPPEEIVRAKAAGVVALKLYPAGATTNSDAGVTDVRKTWRTLEAMQREGLLLLVHGEVTDGEIDVFDREAVFIERVMQPLRRDFPALKVVFEHITTSDAAQYVAQAGPLTAATITAHHLLYNRNALFVGGLRPHHYCLPVLKKERHRQALVAAATSGSGQFFLGTDSAPHAAQLKEQSVCGAGCYTAPAALELYAEAFEAAGALHRLEGFASEHGPRFYGLPLNEGSVTLRRQPFTLPETLPFGDAVIKPLRGGETLAWSLQA; encoded by the coding sequence ATGAGCGCATCCCGCGAGCAAGTCGAGTCCCTCACGATCCGCCGCCCCGACGACTGGCATCTGCACCTGCGCGACGGCGCCGCACTCGCCGCCGTGCTGCCCGCCACTGCCCGGCAGTTCGCGCGGGCCATCGTGATGCCCAACCTGAAGCCGCCGGTCACCACCGCCGCGGCGGCCGTGGCCTACCGCGGGCGCATCCTCGCGGCCCTGCCGGCCGGCAGGGCCTTCGAGCCGCTGATGACGCTCTACCTCACCGACAACACGCCGCCCGAGGAGATCGTGCGCGCCAAGGCCGCGGGTGTCGTCGCGCTCAAGCTCTACCCGGCCGGCGCCACGACCAACAGCGATGCCGGCGTCACCGACGTCCGCAAGACCTGGCGCACGCTCGAGGCCATGCAGCGCGAAGGCCTGCTGCTGCTGGTGCATGGCGAGGTCACCGACGGCGAGATCGACGTCTTCGACCGCGAGGCCGTGTTCATCGAGCGCGTGATGCAGCCGCTGCGGCGCGATTTCCCGGCGCTCAAGGTGGTGTTCGAGCACATCACCACGAGCGATGCCGCACAGTATGTGGCGCAGGCCGGCCCGCTGACGGCCGCCACCATCACCGCCCACCACCTGCTCTACAACCGCAACGCGCTCTTCGTGGGCGGCCTGCGCCCGCACCACTACTGTCTGCCGGTGCTGAAGAAGGAGCGCCACCGCCAGGCGCTGGTGGCGGCGGCCACCTCGGGCAGCGGCCAGTTCTTCCTCGGCACCGACAGCGCGCCGCACGCGGCGCAGCTCAAGGAGCAGAGTGTCTGCGGCGCCGGCTGCTACACGGCGCCCGCGGCGCTGGAGCTGTACGCCGAGGCCTTTGAGGCCGCGGGTGCGCTGCACCGGCTCGAGGGCTTCGCCAGCGAGCACGGGCCGCGCTTCTACGGCCTGCCGCTCAACGAGGGCAGCGTCACCCTGAGGCGCCAGCCGTTCACGCTGCCCGAGACGCTGCCCTTCGGCGACGCCGTGATCAAGCCCCTGCGGGGCGGCGAGACCTTGGCCTGGAGCCTGCAAGCATGA
- a CDS encoding thymidine kinase, with the protein MSKLYFRYAAMNAGKSTNLLQAAYNYEERGMRVRLFTAALDDRSSAGLISSRLGLTRQVETFGPETVFDSAGVGDGVACLLIDEAQFLTPGQVRQLHRLAHGHPVPVLCYGLRSDFRGDPFPGSTLLLALADDLEEMKTICACARKASMNLRVDADGRRVKDGEQVLIGGNDRYRAVCPGCFYSDDDDPARAPGLFG; encoded by the coding sequence GTGAGCAAGCTCTACTTCCGCTACGCGGCGATGAACGCCGGCAAGTCGACAAACCTGCTGCAGGCCGCCTACAACTACGAGGAGCGCGGCATGCGCGTGCGCCTCTTCACGGCCGCGCTCGACGACCGCTCGAGCGCGGGCCTCATCAGCTCGCGCCTGGGCCTGACGCGGCAGGTCGAGACCTTCGGCCCCGAGACCGTCTTCGACTCGGCCGGCGTCGGCGACGGCGTCGCCTGCCTGCTCATCGACGAGGCCCAGTTCCTCACGCCCGGGCAGGTGCGGCAACTGCACCGCCTGGCGCACGGGCACCCGGTGCCGGTGCTGTGCTACGGCCTGCGCAGCGACTTCCGCGGCGACCCGTTCCCCGGCTCGACGCTGCTGCTGGCGCTGGCCGACGACCTGGAGGAGATGAAGACCATCTGCGCCTGCGCCCGCAAGGCCAGCATGAACCTGCGGGTGGATGCCGACGGCCGCCGCGTCAAGGACGGCGAACAGGTGCTGATCGGCGGCAACGACCGCTACCGCGCGGTCTGCCCCGGCTGCTTCTACAGCGACGACGACGACCCGGCGCGTGCACCGGGGCTGTTTGGCTGA
- the ureG gene encoding urease accessory protein UreG, whose product MTSRLHAIPGRTKKLPPLRVGVGGPVGSGKTTLVEMLCKAMRETWDLVVVTNDIYTKEDQRLLTVAGALAPERIVGVETGGCPHTAIREDASINLEAVDRLLEQFPDADIVFIESGGDNLAATFSPELSDLTIYVIDVAAGEKIPRKGGPGITKSDLFVINKTDLAPYVGADLSVMEADTKRMRPLHASTRPFVMTNLRTKQGLAEVVAFIEKRGLLQA is encoded by the coding sequence ATGACGTCCAGACTGCATGCCATCCCCGGCCGCACCAAGAAGCTCCCGCCGCTGCGCGTGGGCGTCGGCGGCCCTGTCGGTTCGGGCAAGACCACGCTGGTGGAGATGCTCTGCAAAGCGATGCGCGAGACCTGGGATCTCGTCGTCGTCACCAACGACATCTACACCAAGGAAGACCAGCGCCTGCTCACCGTGGCCGGCGCGCTGGCGCCCGAGCGCATCGTGGGTGTCGAGACTGGCGGCTGCCCGCACACCGCCATCCGCGAAGACGCGTCGATCAACCTCGAGGCCGTCGACCGACTGCTCGAGCAGTTCCCCGATGCCGACATCGTGTTCATCGAAAGCGGTGGCGACAACCTCGCCGCCACCTTCAGCCCCGAGCTCAGCGACCTGACGATCTATGTGATCGACGTCGCCGCCGGCGAGAAGATCCCGCGCAAGGGCGGCCCCGGCATCACCAAGAGCGATCTCTTCGTCATCAACAAGACCGACCTCGCGCCCTATGTCGGCGCCGATCTGTCGGTGATGGAAGCCGACACGAAGCGCATGCGCCCCCTGCACGCCAGCACGCGGCCTTTCGTGATGACGAACCTGCGCACCAAGCAGGGCCTGGCCGAGGTGGTGGCCTTCATCGAGAAGCGGGGCCTGCTGCAGGCGTGA